One Oryza glaberrima chromosome 10, OglaRS2, whole genome shotgun sequence DNA segment encodes these proteins:
- the LOC127753507 gene encoding uncharacterized protein LOC127753507 has protein sequence MTTSATTTVAGGGGEVGRGGSGAVASGGGELGCHARQDAGSASISALVLSASPATSLPLPLRCSWLASRSRSGARHLGCSSLVLQPSLRFQRNAMAFPCRTLVDVFCCDSFVWMVNV, from the exons ATGacgacctcggcgacgacgacggtggcgggcggtggcggcgaggtcgggcgcggcggatccggcgcggtggcgagcggcggcggcgagctcgg TTGCCATGCACGGCAGGATGCGGGttccgcctccatctccgctCTGGTGCTCTCAGCCAGCCCAGCGACCAGCCTCCCGCTCCCACTCCGGTGCTCCTGGCTggcctcccgctcccgctccggcGCTCGTCACCTCGGTTGCTCATCCCTAGTCCTGCAGCCTTCGCTTCGATTCCAGCGGAACGCAATGGCCTTCCCCTGCAG GACTTTGGTGGACGTATTTTGTTGTGATTCATTTGTATGGATGGTGAATGTTTAG